From Pirellulales bacterium:
TGACGGTCTTCGGCTCGCAGACGGATTCATACACCGTCTTGTAGCAGGTGTATTCCTGCTGCTCGTAGACGATCTCGCGACACGGTTTCATGACCGTGTAGCAGTGCTGCTTGCAACACGCGAAGGTTTCCACCTCGCAGCAAGAGCAGCACCTGTACTTTGCGGCGCCGCAATACATTGCGTTCGCCGGGCTGGCCGACAGGGCCGTCAACAAGACGGCCAGCAGCGGCGCTCCCAACAGGTTTCTCATGTTCTTGCCTCCTCCAAGGACGCCTGATTCGGACAATGGCCTGGGTCGACGGACGAATACGCCCTTCGTAACTTCGGATAGCGCACTCTGTGTACGTTAGCCATGCTGCGCAGAATGCACGATTCGCGGAATCGCGTACCGCATCCCAGGCACTGCCAACGCGCTTAAAGTCCGCCTGTTCCCAAGTCGTATCGACACACTGCGAAGGTTGCTTGATTTGAGATGCTGGCAACGGATGCATTCATTGCGGAAGTTTTGCGCATTGCTGAGGGCCGCGACGATCGGCGCGATTCTTACGGCCGGTCCCAAGATGCCGGCCGTAGCGAGTGCGCTGCCCGCAAGTTCGCCCCGCCGCGCAGCATGTGAAGAGCGAGTTTGACTGAGCTCGGGCCGCGACCTAGGTACCTAATAAGCCAGTCCTCTGCGGTCGCACGAAGCCCGTGCCAGCCGCGTCGGGCAGGCAGCAGCGACACACATTCCGAGGCGAAAGACTCGGAGCCGTGAGAAGCGGAACGGTCGCAGTGGCGAACCTTCAACGGCTCATTTCGCGACGGGCGTTCGCGACAAGACCATTCATCACACACGCATTGTTGAAGTGAGGGTTGCCGTCATGAAGCTGTGCAAGCATCGGTTCGCGTTCACGCTGGTCGAGGTGCTCATCGTCGTGGTCATCCTGGCGATTCTTGCCGCCACGGTGATCCCGCAGTTCACCGACTCCACGACCGACGCCAAGAAGAGTTCCCTGCGCTACAACCTGCACACGTTGCGGGCACAGATCGAACTGTACAAGGCCCAGCACGGCGGCACGCCACCGACGCTGTCGGGCGGCACGCTCGCGCAATTGACGTCGAAGACCGACGCCAGCGGCACGATCGGCACTGGCGCCACGCACATCTACGGTCCCTACCTGGTGGGCGCGTTCCCGAAGAACCCGATGTACGACGTCGCCACGGTCACCGCCACGGCCACGGCCCCGCCGTCGGCCGAGAGCGGCACCAATGGCTGGTTGTATCACGCGGCCACGGGACAGATCTTCGCCGACGACGATGACTACCTGTCGTACTAGTCGCCCGTAACGACCGCCGGAGAGTGCTGGGCCGTCGGTGCTCCGTGAGGAGCAGACCGAGACGGCTCCGAGTTAGACAAAACCAGCGACGGCCCACGACGATTCCCACGTCGTGGGCCGTTTCGCCGCGCAGGACCTCCGATCGATCGGTTGGAATTCCCCACCATGGCTAGCCATCGAACGCGTTCGAAGGGCTTCACCCTGGTCGAAGTGGCCATGGCTGTGCTGATCATGGCGATCATTGCGGGGGCCATGATTCCCCGCCTGACCGCCAGCGAGGAAGACACCAAGGACGCCGTACTGATGCGGAATCTGCAGATGCTCCGCAAGCAGATTCAGTACTTCAAAGCCCAGCATCGGGGCAAACCGCCGGGCTGGAACGGGACGCCGATCTACATCCACCTGTCCACCTATACCAAGGCGAGCGGACAGTTCTCGGCCTTTAAGAACGCGAATTACCCGTACGGGCCGTATTTCTCGGGTAGCAACCTGCCGTACAACCCGTTCAGCGACGGGGTGGGCTACAAGAACGTCACGAATCCATCGACGCAGGTTCCCGACAACGAACTCCAGGAGAATGGTTCCAACGTGGGTTGGTTCTACAACCCCGCAACCGGCGATATCTCGGCAAATGCTGAAGGCACGACTGCCGACGGGACGCCACGCATCTCGCTGTAGTGCGCGATGCCGCGATTGTCGCAGGCTGTAACTACCTCGGGGCTTGCGTTAAAACCAACATGGGAATGTGTCGCGCTCGCCGCGGCACCGGGGCCTCAGCGACCGCGTCCGCTCTCCGATCGAAACCCGGGCGGGGACGGCAATTGGCGAGTCTCGCAACTGATGTCAGAAACCGGTTCTTCGCCGCACAATCCACCCCCGAACGACTTGACGAGTCAGGGCGTGCCGCGTGCGGTGGTCAGCCGTTTGAGCCTTTATCTGCGCGAGTTACAGCATCTGGTCCGCGACGGCGTGGCGACGACCAGTTCTCGGCGCCTCGGACGCCTGCTCGGATTCACCGACGCGCAGGTGCGTAAGGATCTGGCTTGTTTTGGCCAATTCGGCTACCCCGGCATCGGCTACCGCTGCGAGGAATTGATCCTCCACATCCGCAAGATCCTGGGCACCGACCAGCAATGGCCCGTCGCGCTGGTGGGCGTGGGTAATCTCGGTCAAGCGCTCCTGGGCTACAAGGGCTTTGCCCAACAGGGCTTTAGGATCGTGGCGGCGTTTGACAGCGATCCTGCCAAGCACGGGATGTCTCTTGAGGATCTGCGCGTCCACTCGATGGACAGCTTGTCGGAGGTTCTCCAGACTCTTAACATCAAGCTGGCCATCCTGGCCGTGCCGGCTGGCGCGGCTCAGGCCGTGGCCGACCGGCTCGTAGCGGCAGGGGTCGAGGGGTTACTGAATTTTGCCCCGGTGACCATTGTCTTGCCGAGCCACGTCAACCAGATCGGCGTGGATCTGGCGATCGAGCTGGAGCAGTTGACATTTGCCGTAGGCAAGCGCCCACAGCGTAGTCTATAAGCGTGGGAAGGCAGCCTGTAAGCGTGGCGCAATCTCAATGGTGCTCGGCGGTTACGCCGTCGGGCATCGCAGGGCGCCAGGCCGTTACCCGGTGGTGTAATGGTAACACTAGGGTTTTTGGTACCCTCATTCCAGGTTCGAGTCCTGGCCGGGTAGTTTGGGCTCGCCGAGCCCTGATTTCGAGCGCCGTGCCGTCGGGCCCTTGCAGGCGAGCACCGAGCACAAAAAAACCCCGCGGAAGCCTTGAGGGCTTCGCGGGGTCGCGTGTTTCTGACCGACGAAAATTCGATCGTTTCTCGTCGGGTGGAGTGGAGCGGAGGGGAGTCGAACCCCCGACCTCTGCATTGCGAACGCAGCGCTCTCCCAACTGAGCTACCGCCCCGAAGTGGAAATTCGGGGAACACTCTCCCCCGGCCGTCGCGGGCGGCCGGAAGTGCGTCATTGTAAGGTTGCTGGCTGTCAGGGGAAAGTGGGACTACGGCTCCAGGCCCAAGCTGCGGCGGTAGGCCCGCAACTGCCGATCGGTGCCCAACGTTTGGCTGATTTCGCGCCATTTTTCGGCGACGCTTTTGAGCCGGTTTTCGGCCGGCTTGTCGTCCTTCAGGCTCGCGCGGACCGCATCGTCGAGCAATTGCCAATACTGTGATCTTCCCGGCAGTGACAGCGCTGCCAGCGAATCGGAACGCTCGAGCGTGGCCTGAATCGCGGCCGCATACTGCGCTCCAAAGCCGGTGCCACCTGCTGGTTCGACCCAGCGGTCGGCCTGAGCGACTTGCGAGCGGCGCCACAGGGTCGCGTCGGGTTGGCGCTGCCAGACGCCTGCGGCCCACGGCTGAGTGGCCAGCGCGGACAATAGCAAGCCAGCTCCAACGGGGTTTTTCGCGTCGGCAACGATGCCTCCCATTCGGCCGGCAAACCCGAGCAAGGGCACTCGGATCCCCGCCTCTTCGCTGCGCGGCTCCCATTGCGATTGGCCGTTGTCGTAGGCCTCGGTCGCGCCGGGCAGCTCTGCGACACCGGCTTCGACCGGTGCAAGTCCGGCGAGCTTTGGATCGGCGGGTGACGACCAGGTGAGCGCCATGCCGCATTCGCCTGCCCAGAATGCGCGCCGGACTTCGTCGGGCGTGAGGCCATCGCAATTCTCCGGCCCCCAGACTCCTGCTTCCCTGAGCTCGTCGAGTGCCCGTACGAACGGCTTGCCACCGACGAGCGGCTCCAGCGTGGCGATGTCGAACAGTGCCGAGTAGTTCTCGGGATGACGCGCATACGCCGCGGCCCTCGCGAGCAGCGTGGACGCCGCCCAATTTGGAGCGAGCGGCTCGGCGACTCCATTCCAGGGTCGGTCGTGCGGCGGCGCCAGCTCCCCGAGATTGGCCCGGTCGTCGAGCAATCGGGCCAAATCGGCGTATTCGTTCCACGTCGTAGGCGGGTTTCGCCCCAGATGACGCAACAAATCGGCCCGATAAAAAAGCACCAGCGTGGCCGAGCCGAGCGGAACGGCATACGGCTGCTCGCCCCAGGTCGCTTCGCGCAAGCGCAGCAAGTCGAAATTGTCGTTCCAGGCCAATCCGGGCGACCGCAGCAATTGGGCATCGAGCGGCACGATCCGCTGCTCCTCGGCCAGCGTGGCGAGGGCGTGAATCGGAAAAATGACCGCATCGGCCTGTGGCCAGCCCTTGTCGGCGACGGCTTCTGCCCCATTGGCTTCAACGACGGTCAATTCGGCCCCGGTCGTCGCTTTCCATTGCCCTGCCAACGCAGCCAGTTCGGTGGCGAGCGGCGGATTGTCGAGCACCAGCAGCCGCACGGCCTCGCCGGCTTGTGGTGTCGCCGGCTGGTCGCTGGTCGGCGCGTTGCAGCCGCCCAGGCCGACGGCAAAAAGCGCCACGGCTGCGCACCAATAGCCCGGCCCAAGGATTCCTCGTAGCGGGGCAATTGCTCGGGATGCCTGCACAGACGCAACTCGATGCGAGAGAAATGGTTCCCACGCATCGTAGGCCGTCGCTCGGCAGAGCGTCAAACGCGGTGGGTCCGCCGGTACCAGGCTACGAATTCCCGCAGACCATCTTCGAGTGACATCTGCGGATGGTACCCGAGCAATCGCGCCGCCTTGTCGAGATTCGCATGGGTGATCGGCATATCGCCGGGCTTCTCCGGCAGATACTCGATTTTCGCTTCACGGCCCAGGGCCGCGGCCAGCCGTTCGATGAGCACAAGCATCGGGTACGGCTCGCTGTGGCCCAGGTTGATGCACTGGCCAACGGCCTGTGGTGCATCGAGCGCCGCATGCAGGCCCGCGCAGATGTCGCTGACGTGCGTGAAATCGCGGCGGATGGAGCCGTCGCCGAACAGCGGCAGTGCCCTGCCCGCGAGAATCGCGGCCGTAAAAATCGACAGGGCCAGGTCGGGACGCAGGCGCGAACCGTAGACGCTGAAAGGCCGCACGCAGACGACCGGCACCCCGTGGAGTTGGTGGTAGAGCAGCCCCAGCAGTTCGGCCGAGCGCTTCGTGGCACCGTAAGGGCTCAGCGGCAGGCCCAGCGGCGAGTCCTCGACGAACGGAGCGACGGCGCCCTGGCCGTAGACCGTGGACGAAGAAGCCAGCACGAATCGTTCGACTGGATGCCGCCTGGCGGCTTCGAGCAGCACGAGCGTGCCGACCACGTTGGTCTCGGCATAGATTTGCGGGCGTTCGATGCTCGTGCGTACGCCAGCATAGGCGCCCAAATGCATCACGGCGTTAATCGAATGCTCGGCAAACAGCCGGCCTACGAACGCGGCGTCGCAAAACGAGCCCTCGAGGCAGTGCACCTGCGGATGCTGTCGAAAGCCCTCGATATTTGCCCGCTTCTGCGTGGGATCGTAATAGTCGTTGAAGTTGTCGAGACAGACGATCGGCGTACGGCCCACGGCGAGCATGCGCTCGATGAAGTGGCTACCGATGAAACCCGCGCCCCCCGTGACCAGGATGGCCATGTTGTGTGCCTCGACCGTCGGCTGACCTGCGAAAGCCGCAGCCTAACGCGGAGGTGGGCCGGCGCCCAAGGTCAGGTGGCGCGGCACTCTAGCGGCCAGTCCAGTTTCGCCAGCCGAGTTGGAGTAGCACGAGGATGGCCTCGCCCACGGCCGAGCCGTCGATTTTCGACGCGCCTTGCATGCGATTGGCGAACACGATCGGAAACTCGACGAACCGGCCGCCATTGCGCTTGATGTGCCAGAGCACTTCTTCTTGAAACACGTAGCCGTGCGAGCGAAAGTTGTCGAAGTCCAACCGCGCCAGGTTGATGCAGCGGTAACAGCGATAGGCCCCGCTGCAATCGCGCGGTGACAGACCCAGCAGAATGCGGGCCGCCAGGTTGACCGAACGGCTCATGAAATGCCGCTTCATCGGCCAGCCGGTGACCCCCCCACCCGGGACATAGCGCGAGCCGATCGACACCGCCACGGGGCGTTCGCCTGGGGCGTCCATCTGCCGGAGCAGCTCGGGCAGGTACCGCGGGTCATGGCTGAAATCGGCGTCCATCGTCACGACCTGGTCGTAGCCCTGGTCGAGCGCGTATTTCATGGCCGTGATATGCGCCGTGCCTAGGCCTAGCTTGGCCGGACGGTGGACGCATTTCACCCGCGGTTCTTGCTGTGCCCGCTCGTCACACCATTGGCCAGTACCGTCGGGCGAATTGTCGTCGACGACCAGGACGTTGGCCTCGGGCAGTTGGGCAAGGATCTGCTCGACCAGCCTGGGCAGGTTTTCAATTTCGTTGTAAGTGCACAACGTAACCAGCGTTTTGGGGCAGGCATGCATGGCGACCACGAGACGCTGGGTGGGGGGCAGACAGGGGATGGCCAGGATTTATCGCGCGCCTGCGCGAACATGCCGCAACGGAATTCTCTCGTAAATCTAGCCTACGAGGGCCCGCCCTGCGGCGTCCCGAGCGGCTATAATTGCCCGATACCCTCCGCGTCCCTCGCTCCCCCCACCCCGTTGATGTATCGCTCGGCGACCTCGCCATCAGCCGTGCAGCCGGCACAATCGCCGCCGGCTCCCGTTTCGCGCATCGAACCGAGCGGCTACGAAGACACCTACGGCTTGCCGTTCTGGTTCAACTATGCCGCCAATATGGCGATCATGGTGGCCAGCAGCCTTCTGTTTCGATACGCGGATTTCATCGCGTTTCGCGGCGGGACCGAGTGGGATCTCGGTTGGATCGTCGGCCTCGGCATGCTCGGCAGCCTGGCCATGCGTTTTGCCCAAGGGGTCGGGATCGACCAGTACGGCACGCGGATGATCTGGCTGGTCTCGTGCTGCGGCTTCATCGGCAGTTGCTTGGCGCATTTGCTAATCACCGACGTGCATGGGCCGGCCATCTACCTGGCGCGCATCGTGTTCAACACGAGCGTGTCCGGCATTTTCGGCGCGTCGATCACCAACGTCGCGCGCCGCGTGCCGCCGCGCCGCATGGCCGAAGCGATCGGCACACTCGGCACTTCGGGCTTTCTGGGGATGATGACGGGCAGTCTGCTGGGAGACCGCCTGTTTGCCGGAGTGCAGATCACGGAATGGCACATCCAGACCATGTTCCTGACCGCCGCGGGACTGGGCGCGGTGAGCATGGCCCTGGCCTGGGCTTCGACACGTGGCCAGTCGAACCCTCCGCCGCGCCGGCAACCGCCCCTGGGCCGCGTGCTGCAGCGTTTTCACCCGGGCCCGATGCTTGTCATGGCGGCCGCCATGGGGTTTGGCTTGGGCATTCCGCCGACTTTCGTGCGACCCTTTACCGCCGATCTGGGACTCGGCGGAATCGCGCTCTTTTTTTGGGTTTACGCGCCCACTGCGTTCATCACGCGGTTGTCGATCCGCCGATTGCCCGAACGGATCGGTTCGCGGGCCACGGCGCTCTGGGGACAGGCCGCGATCGTGGCCAGCATGCTGGCCTTCTTGCCGGTGACCGCGAACTGGCAACTCGTCTTTCCTGCCGTGCTGATCGGCATCGCGCACGCGATGTTGTTTCCGGCGATCGTGGCCGGCGGCAGCAGCGAGTTTCCCGCGAGGTTTCGCGGCCTGGGCACCACGCTGATGCTCGCGATGTTCGACCTGGGCAACCTGGTCGGCTCGCCCATGGCAGGTATGGAATTGCACCTGGCCGAGCGACTCGGCTGGCAGCGTTATCCGTCGATGTTCCTGTTCATCGCGGTGCTGATGGCGGCTGCCGGGCTCTACTATGCCTGGGCGACGCGTGGACAGCGTGCTCCGGATGAGCTGGGCGACGAATCGAACTCCGGCGAATCGTCCGCGCGGCAGCGGCGCCGCTCGCGCCGCAAGCGGAAACGCAAGTCGGGACTAGCCGCGACGTAGCCGGGAAAACAGCTCGCGATAATCCTGCCGCCAGGCCCCGGCCGAGGCCTCGGTGCGAGGAATCGGCGAGCCCAGGTCTTCTTCGACGATGATCAGGTCGTCATCCGCCGCCGAGGCCCGAGTGCCCCGGGCCGCTGCAACCGGACGCGAGAAGGCGGCCGCCAAGGTTGTGATCGACGAGTTCTCGGGGTACACCGGGTCGAGCGCCGTATCGCTGGCCATGGGCTCGAAGGTCGTAATCGCCACGTCGTCGGCATAGAAAGTCGTGGCCCGTGGCAGATTGGCGGTTGCATCCAGAGCGGCAGCGGCGGGCTGCTCGATCGCCGGCTGCGGCTTGGCTTCGACGGGAGCAGCGGGCAAAAGCTCGGCGCCGGGCGAGCAAAGGGCCGTGATCAGTTCCGAGAGCTGGCGCGCCTCGGATTGCTGGGGGGTGACGCGATGACGGGACAGCCGTGCGTCGAGCGCGCCGTACCGATCGAGGAGCAGCTCCTCCTCCGCAAATACTTCGGTGTGCGTCGGCGGGGCCGGTTCTTCCCGCGGAATCGCCATCTCGGCCGTGGCCTCGATCGCGTCCGACACGAACTCGCCCTGCAAGTCCTCGAGGCTTGCTTCGATCACCTCGAAATCGTCGTCGACCTGATCGAAGGCCCGCAGCGGTAGCGTATGAATCGTCGCGGGTTCCAAGTCGGCTTCTGGCTCATCCTCGCCGTCGAGCCCGCCAAACTCGATGACCGCGGGACTGTCCGCGGCCGCGACGTCGATCTTGGCTTCGCGCGGCGATTCATTCCACGGCGCGGGAAGCTGCTGCAGATCGGCCCAGGCCTCTTCAATCCCGGCTGCGCCGATCGAGGTCTGCCCGCCGGCAAATGCCAACGACAACGCGTGATCGCAAAGCTGGATCAGCAGCCGCGGAATGCCCTCGCTGGCACGATACAAGGCATCGATCGCATCGGCCCGAAAGATTCGATCGCCGTGCCCACCGACCTCGGAGAGGGCCCCCAGCACAAACTGCGTCGTCTCGGCATGATTCCAGGCACGCAGATACAACCGCGCTGCGAGCCGCTGGCCGAACGACTCGAGCTTGGGATTGGCAAACCGCTCTTCCAGCGAACCGCCCCCGAACAGCACCAACCGCACGCGCGGCTGTCCCGCGCGGACGACATTGGTCACGAGCCGCAGCTCTTCGAGCACGCGCAGCGAAAGGGTGTGCGCCTCGTCGACCAGCAGCAGCAGGCCCTGCGGGTAGCGATCGCTGCGCGTAGCATGGCTCATCAGCGCCAGGCGCAGCTCGCCTTCGTCCTGCTTGCGATAGGGGAGGCCCAACTCGAACAGGATCGACTGCAACAGCTCTCGGGCCGTGCGTAGGTGACCCTGATTCAGTAGCACGACGCCGTATTCGCCGTGGAACTGCGCTGCCAGCACGTGCGCCAGCATCGACTTGCCGCAGCCGGCGGGCCCCACGACCAGGGCCGGTCCTTCGCCGCGTTCGATGCATCGCGTCAGCGTCTGGCGGGCCTGTTCGATCGCCTCGGCGGGGAAGTAGTGCTCGATCCGCGGGACGGTCGTGAAGGGGCGTTCGCTCAACTGGAAGAAAGCTTCGTACATGGGGTGAGCTGCTGTTCGATCGGGGAATGGACCGGGTGCTCAACGAACCGCCGCGTCGCGAGCGCGCAGCGCAGCCGTACGAAAGTAAGCATCGGCAAGCACTCGACCGCCTCTCGACCCTCAAGCGGCGAGGTTCGTGACGCGGTCCCTGGGTGGTGCGACTCCTAGCGATCGATGGATAGGGCCAAGCGTGGCCGGGTTTTGCGCCTGCGCAAGCCGCGTCGACGCGCGGAAGTCGGCGCCCGGTTAGAATGAAGCAGCCGGTCCGATGTCAACGTTTCTGCCGCAGGCGCCGAGCGCCCATGTTCCAGATCAAGATCTGCGGAGTGACCCGCGTCGAAGACGCCCTGGCCGTGGCCGCGGCGGGCGCCGATGCATTAGGTCTCAATTTCTACGGCGGCAGCCCGCGCTGCGTGTCGATCGAAATTGCCCGGCAAATTGCGAACGCCGTGCCGCAGGGCATCTTGCGCGTGGGCGTGTTCGTGAATCACTCGGCCGAAGAGATTCGCCGTGTGGCTGCCGAGGTGCCGCTCGACGCCGTGCAGCTCCACGGCGACGAAGCCCCCGAGATGCTTGCCGAGCTGGCCGGCCTGCGCACGATCAAGGCCGTGCGCGTCGCCGAGGGCGAGCTCGAGCCGGTCGCTGCCCAGGTGCCAGGATCGAGCAAGTTGTTCGCCTGGTTCACTCGCTGGGCGCAGGCTGGCTCGGCGCCGGAGATGATCTTGATCGACGCCCATCGTCCGGGGCTGTTCGGCGGCTCGGGCCAACTGGCTCCCTGGGCCGAAGTGGCCCGGTGGCGCGAGCACTGGCCGATGCTGCCGCTGGCGCTCGCCGGCGGCTTGAACCCTCGCAACGTCGCCGAGGCAATCCGCGCGGTTGCGCCGACGGCGGTCGACACGGCCAGCGGGGTCGAATCGGCGCCAGGCGTCAAGGACCACGCCCTGGTTCGCGCCTTCGTCCACCGGGCCCGGCAGGCCTTCGCCGCCCGGGCCGCCGAGCGATAACCCTTGCCGGTATTGCCGAACTGGGCATACTATGGGCGAGCCAATTCGTAGGATATTCGCCCCGCGGCCTGCCCAGCACGCGATGCTTCCGCCGGCAGCCGTAAGTCCACGCATCGAGGAGCTTTTCGTGGCCCAAGTTGCTAGCAAACTGCCGTACAAGGTTGCCGATCTGTCTTTGGCCGATTGGGGTCGCAAGGAGATCTCGCTCGCCGAAAACGAGATGCCCGGCCTGATGGCCCTCCGCGCGAAGTACGGCCCGACCAAGCCGCTGGCCGGGGCGCGGATCGCCGGCTGTCTGCATATGACCATCCAGACGGCCGTGCTGATCGAGACCCTCAAGGACCTCGGCGCCGAGGTTACCTGGAGCAGTTGCAACATCTTCTCGACCCAGGATCACGCCGCCGCGGCGATCGCCAAGGCCGGATTCCCCGTGTACGCCTGGAAGGGCATGAACAACGAGGAGTTCGACTGGTGCATCGAGCAGACGCTGTTCTTTCCCGACGGCAAGCCGCTGAACATGATCCTCGACGATGGCGGCGACCTGACCGCGATGGTCTACAACAAGTATCCCGAGCTGCTGCCCGGCATTCGCGGCATCAGTGAGGAAACCACGACCGGCGTGCACCGGCTGTATCAGATGCATGCCCGGCGCGAATTGAAGACCCCCTGCATCAACGTCAACGACTCGGTGACC
This genomic window contains:
- a CDS encoding prepilin-type N-terminal cleavage/methylation domain-containing protein, which gives rise to MKLCKHRFAFTLVEVLIVVVILAILAATVIPQFTDSTTDAKKSSLRYNLHTLRAQIELYKAQHGGTPPTLSGGTLAQLTSKTDASGTIGTGATHIYGPYLVGAFPKNPMYDVATVTATATAPPSAESGTNGWLYHAATGQIFADDDDYLSY
- a CDS encoding type II secretion system GspH family protein, whose product is MASHRTRSKGFTLVEVAMAVLIMAIIAGAMIPRLTASEEDTKDAVLMRNLQMLRKQIQYFKAQHRGKPPGWNGTPIYIHLSTYTKASGQFSAFKNANYPYGPYFSGSNLPYNPFSDGVGYKNVTNPSTQVPDNELQENGSNVGWFYNPATGDISANAEGTTADGTPRISL
- a CDS encoding redox-sensing transcriptional repressor Rex gives rise to the protein MSETGSSPHNPPPNDLTSQGVPRAVVSRLSLYLRELQHLVRDGVATTSSRRLGRLLGFTDAQVRKDLACFGQFGYPGIGYRCEELILHIRKILGTDQQWPVALVGVGNLGQALLGYKGFAQQGFRIVAAFDSDPAKHGMSLEDLRVHSMDSLSEVLQTLNIKLAILAVPAGAAQAVADRLVAAGVEGLLNFAPVTIVLPSHVNQIGVDLAIELEQLTFAVGKRPQRSL
- a CDS encoding extracellular solute-binding protein, coding for MALFAVGLGGCNAPTSDQPATPQAGEAVRLLVLDNPPLATELAALAGQWKATTGAELTVVEANGAEAVADKGWPQADAVIFPIHALATLAEEQRIVPLDAQLLRSPGLAWNDNFDLLRLREATWGEQPYAVPLGSATLVLFYRADLLRHLGRNPPTTWNEYADLARLLDDRANLGELAPPHDRPWNGVAEPLAPNWAASTLLARAAAYARHPENYSALFDIATLEPLVGGKPFVRALDELREAGVWGPENCDGLTPDEVRRAFWAGECGMALTWSSPADPKLAGLAPVEAGVAELPGATEAYDNGQSQWEPRSEEAGIRVPLLGFAGRMGGIVADAKNPVGAGLLLSALATQPWAAGVWQRQPDATLWRRSQVAQADRWVEPAGGTGFGAQYAAAIQATLERSDSLAALSLPGRSQYWQLLDDAVRASLKDDKPAENRLKSVAEKWREISQTLGTDRQLRAYRRSLGLEP
- a CDS encoding GDP-mannose 4,6-dehydratase; this translates as MAILVTGGAGFIGSHFIERMLAVGRTPIVCLDNFNDYYDPTQKRANIEGFRQHPQVHCLEGSFCDAAFVGRLFAEHSINAVMHLGAYAGVRTSIERPQIYAETNVVGTLVLLEAARRHPVERFVLASSSTVYGQGAVAPFVEDSPLGLPLSPYGATKRSAELLGLLYHQLHGVPVVCVRPFSVYGSRLRPDLALSIFTAAILAGRALPLFGDGSIRRDFTHVSDICAGLHAALDAPQAVGQCINLGHSEPYPMLVLIERLAAALGREAKIEYLPEKPGDMPITHANLDKAARLLGYHPQMSLEDGLREFVAWYRRTHRV
- a CDS encoding polyprenol monophosphomannose synthase, which encodes MHACPKTLVTLCTYNEIENLPRLVEQILAQLPEANVLVVDDNSPDGTGQWCDERAQQEPRVKCVHRPAKLGLGTAHITAMKYALDQGYDQVVTMDADFSHDPRYLPELLRQMDAPGERPVAVSIGSRYVPGGGVTGWPMKRHFMSRSVNLAARILLGLSPRDCSGAYRCYRCINLARLDFDNFRSHGYVFQEEVLWHIKRNGGRFVEFPIVFANRMQGASKIDGSAVGEAILVLLQLGWRNWTGR
- a CDS encoding MFS transporter yields the protein MYRSATSPSAVQPAQSPPAPVSRIEPSGYEDTYGLPFWFNYAANMAIMVASSLLFRYADFIAFRGGTEWDLGWIVGLGMLGSLAMRFAQGVGIDQYGTRMIWLVSCCGFIGSCLAHLLITDVHGPAIYLARIVFNTSVSGIFGASITNVARRVPPRRMAEAIGTLGTSGFLGMMTGSLLGDRLFAGVQITEWHIQTMFLTAAGLGAVSMALAWASTRGQSNPPPRRQPPLGRVLQRFHPGPMLVMAAAMGFGLGIPPTFVRPFTADLGLGGIALFFWVYAPTAFITRLSIRRLPERIGSRATALWGQAAIVASMLAFLPVTANWQLVFPAVLIGIAHAMLFPAIVAGGSSEFPARFRGLGTTLMLAMFDLGNLVGSPMAGMELHLAERLGWQRYPSMFLFIAVLMAAAGLYYAWATRGQRAPDELGDESNSGESSARQRRRSRRKRKRKSGLAAT
- a CDS encoding AAA family ATPase, which gives rise to MYEAFFQLSERPFTTVPRIEHYFPAEAIEQARQTLTRCIERGEGPALVVGPAGCGKSMLAHVLAAQFHGEYGVVLLNQGHLRTARELLQSILFELGLPYRKQDEGELRLALMSHATRSDRYPQGLLLLVDEAHTLSLRVLEELRLVTNVVRAGQPRVRLVLFGGGSLEERFANPKLESFGQRLAARLYLRAWNHAETTQFVLGALSEVGGHGDRIFRADAIDALYRASEGIPRLLIQLCDHALSLAFAGGQTSIGAAGIEEAWADLQQLPAPWNESPREAKIDVAAADSPAVIEFGGLDGEDEPEADLEPATIHTLPLRAFDQVDDDFEVIEASLEDLQGEFVSDAIEATAEMAIPREEPAPPTHTEVFAEEELLLDRYGALDARLSRHRVTPQQSEARQLSELITALCSPGAELLPAAPVEAKPQPAIEQPAAAALDATANLPRATTFYADDVAITTFEPMASDTALDPVYPENSSITTLAAAFSRPVAAARGTRASAADDDLIIVEEDLGSPIPRTEASAGAWRQDYRELFSRLRRG
- a CDS encoding phosphoribosylanthranilate isomerase, producing MFQIKICGVTRVEDALAVAAAGADALGLNFYGGSPRCVSIEIARQIANAVPQGILRVGVFVNHSAEEIRRVAAEVPLDAVQLHGDEAPEMLAELAGLRTIKAVRVAEGELEPVAAQVPGSSKLFAWFTRWAQAGSAPEMILIDAHRPGLFGGSGQLAPWAEVARWREHWPMLPLALAGGLNPRNVAEAIRAVAPTAVDTASGVESAPGVKDHALVRAFVHRARQAFAARAAER